A stretch of the Opisthocomus hoazin isolate bOpiHoa1 chromosome 2, bOpiHoa1.hap1, whole genome shotgun sequence genome encodes the following:
- the SDC1 gene encoding syndecan-1 has translation MMMNVVAVGLLALCFQAAVPQTTNLNLPPEDLDSSGDDDDAFSGSGAGPLTDQSRTWRLPEQLTNSSLLATPMDFNEQPFPGTESRTEKEVIFPSATSNVVTEEPAVAVKDEVSILSSPDEKPTNDVVTTTVRSPTTHLPSVVHVTPSEASGTVHELEPKIPSSDVPDTKELPEPHSTIRHEGDVAATPTTAAPKDVVPTHEDVSEDGSGDPGDFILTKDEDLVPTQNTEVLADSGRNAKAAGASGIMDRKEVLGGVIGGGLVGLAFAVFLVAFMLYRMKKKDEGSYSLDEPKQSNGGYQKPHKQEEFYA, from the exons CAAACTACAAATCTGAACCTTCCTCCTGAAGATCTTGATTCATCTGGTGATGACGACGATGCATTCTCAGGTTCAGGTGCAG GTCCCCTGACTGACCAGTCTCGCACCTGGAGACTCCCAGAACAACTGACTAATTCCTCATTACTGGCAACACCAATGGATTTCAACGAACAGCCGTTTCCAGGGACTGAGAGCCGAACTGAAAAGGAAGTAATATTTCCTTCTGCAACTAGTAATGTAGTGACAGAGGAGCCAGCTGTAGCTGTGAAGGATGAAGTATCCATCCTCAGCTCACCTGATGAGAAACCAACGAACGACGTGGTTACAACAACAGTGAGAAGCCCCACCACTCACTTGCCTTCAGTGGTTCATGTAACTCCGTCAGAAGCCTCGGGCACAGTCCATGAGCTCGAACCCAAAATCCCTAGCTCTGATGTGCCTGACACTAAAGAGTTGCCCGAGCCCCACTCTACCATCCGTCACGAGGGGGACGTCGCTGCCACCCCCACGACAGCAGCTCCGAAGGACGTTGTTCCTACGCATGAGGACGTTTCTGAAGATGGCTCTGGAGACCCG GGAGACTTCATCTTGACTAAAGATGAGGATTTGGTCCCCACCCAGAACACAGAAGTTCTGGCTGACTCTGGGAGGAATGCCAAAGCAGCAGGAGCCTCGGGAATTATGGACAGAAAAGAAGTTCTTGGAG GTGTTATTGGTGGAGGACTGGTAGGCTTGGCATTCGCAGTGTTTCTAGTTGCATTTATGCTGTACAGAATGAAGAAGAAAGATGAAGGCAGCTATTCACTGGATGAACCAAAACAGTCAAACGGAGGAtaccaaaaaccacacaaacaagaAGAATTCTACGCATAA